In the Enterococcus saigonensis genome, one interval contains:
- the dut gene encoding dUTP diphosphatase gives MLPVRAHQSDAGFDICADENITINAGETVTVSTGLSIAIPEGYYGRLKGRSGLTSKTALRVQEGTIDSDYRGEIKVICDVRDAMLSGDVWNDEYYLEITKGAKIAQLIIQPLPTVDVVEVDELDDTDRGDGGFGSTGV, from the coding sequence GTGCTGCCGGTTAGGGCACATCAATCTGATGCGGGATTTGATATTTGTGCGGATGAGAATATCACGATTAATGCAGGAGAGACGGTCACGGTCAGTACAGGGCTGTCTATCGCAATCCCAGAAGGCTATTACGGGCGTTTAAAAGGTCGTAGCGGTCTTACATCTAAGACAGCTCTACGCGTGCAGGAAGGCACAATAGATAGCGATTATCGCGGAGAAATTAAAGTCATTTGCGATGTGCGAGATGCAATGCTATCCGGTGACGTGTGGAATGATGAGTATTACTTGGAAATTACCAAGGGTGCGAAAATTGCCCAGCTAATCATCCAGCCTCTCCCAACCGTGGATGTGGTAGAGGTTGACGAACTAGACGATACAGACCGTGGCGACGGTGGCTTTGGGAGTACGGGGGTGTAG
- the ssb gene encoding single-stranded DNA-binding protein, which translates to MINQVVLIGRLTKDPGLKYTANGQAAASFTLAVNRNFTNQNGEREADFINCVIWRKPAETLANYARKGTLLGVTGRIQTRNYENQQGQRVYVTEVVVENFQLLESKNSNSSQNTRDTGVSNNQTNNYAPDNQNATQTNLGVNPINDFEATTIDINDDDLPF; encoded by the coding sequence TTGGCAGACTTACTAAAGACCCCGGCCTCAAATATACCGCAAACGGTCAAGCAGCAGCAAGTTTTACTTTAGCGGTAAATCGTAATTTCACGAACCAAAATGGTGAGCGTGAAGCAGATTTTATCAATTGCGTAATCTGGCGTAAACCAGCTGAAACCTTAGCAAATTATGCCCGTAAAGGAACGCTGCTAGGTGTTACCGGCCGTATTCAAACGCGAAATTATGAAAATCAACAAGGACAGCGAGTGTACGTGACAGAAGTAGTAGTTGAAAATTTTCAACTACTGGAGAGCAAGAATAGCAATTCTAGCCAAAATACACGCGATACAGGCGTTTCGAATAATCAAACGAATAATTACGCTCCTGACAATCAAAACGCAACACAGACGAATTTAGGCGTGAACCCGATAAATGACTTTGAAGCTACGACAATCGATATTAATGATGACGATTTGCCGTTTTGA